One window of the Candidatus Falkowbacteria bacterium genome contains the following:
- a CDS encoding DUF2341 domain-containing protein, with protein MLKKVKTIISKTKRLFAQNKQELRRSRPAVRLMQDIVPPSVLRISNEVLGIKEYSSDNLKIFGRAWRGAIGLFFLFWTITGVGPIELLRNSVAALAGEDIKAVNLYAGNCSGGIAASSSWQGVGNASGAPSLEEGASSTDFNAANSAAYRGGRDSLVCAGFTTEQPEIMKVDLEEPDQDAEALDAKQPEAVAENDGQDIPADSPVAAAEEAPAPAAEKEDKVEVIIEEPVVTSDEPSAAEQATEQPTEISPEPVLETDIPAEQAEPSQLQEAAEAIVETVAEIKEAVDYLVDQVVLMAGAKEDKAELKDLGRLKGAKINLSLAQSFAGQAELGSDNSGETASASTTASRGVKVLYSTDMPGADSPDSKQWHELADLPEIDLSACAEATSSDCYIAALAGYAQAGRLSFDAPELKSWQDVEGLQVKIEGQSENGDYGLDLDSVWVTAEYDGNKEEIDLDDGYETADKIFVDGKEIVFEFTDDNSDENLIIKSNSKDYFGVTDAIVYFSVTNASTERELVNLQVHFPEDKGSVAKLEQLNRNIWTEAELEGGELPPPNVFKQVFGQEIKRKHVPETMRAKNSTKGSGQALAPGKTRYYKMRIAYPASTRGEFFIEAMGDGQGYGLLDPWWNGSWPYKLPITINNTANSSALTDYQVLVEIASTTAGFWDNVNADGSDIRFVNSAQDTQLDFWVQYFNKTSSSTQIWVQVDSIPAASSSQIYLYYGNAAAASTSDMYSTFSYATMQDLYYVVRNGTVSTTTVTVVSLIDNNQVQLNNGTTYNLNRQQIATITPLTATSTLRAKGPVQASITGVAAGATMVPISYAGTQFVMPFSSGTTETWSRYAPFLRATTTIYNGNTLGNTTAINPGFAASTAYNITTAGRLLSTNPILASYYATTAAYSGAIYPATTRDLYGIRSGTNPIGFTATTTFAIYCSSGASATNQVGSTTAAYLNTTCATVTEGGGNAVRLTNQTYPIGSYSYNDSDGVSMSMFMPDIELSTEYMVPRNAAYIAVACVPKHGTTTLSIYNPSNVFVASSTCTTTPTNPGKRLFGVADASTYAAGSRIVSTDGKPFYAYYEDVEQVAITGAGGDESNFLGAVQARKQATTTPIVTLGEEQSSKIVVSGKVYSDQGVTPLLTRPVVNLAVGGTFVASTTASSTDGSFSIGNVTMPETGSSTIVYLASTTVSGVAYDRYSGADNVIGLDIYQNHIIVRNDDSGPVTNATIDRYDADQDPFIKVLVSSGNMSASSTQRLYVWPGSTYQPGGTVTLPAGGGGIGGSLVVATSSILNAEANTVSVGSSWTNLGEFQKTGAQTTIFTAASAGFVISNSTSTFNNVIFNGGGGWSFATSTTLDGNLTMATGTLSGTNNITVNGGAASGAGLINLTGGTFTLAGTGDFGGAADWSFYDLAFGNGVAVATSTKAGVGTTTVADSLILNSNHILDAGVSVWVVAGPGPALSGNGSLTASTSLFRFVAASGIDLAPKSFYRLVLAPGAAGSPTYTLGAGTLSTADYLLIGNGTNPVTVTAAASNTALDINGDFTINASASFAAPTSSGFTVAGNWENDGTFINSAGTITFDADSAGKVINAGGSLFSKVVFNGTSGGWTIGESATSTSDWTLTAGTFIASSSILIEVGGLFYNGIGGASTTWAGTTLYLTGGSQTISASTTPPETYGTLKVGVNTDIRMWNSSASAYSVDPTGSLYSMDHGNSDGALNIWGDYHISAGTDEWSWQTDFDGSDLGGAQRQVQVALASGATVSVDGGTLEMVGSTTLPTTISNQGSGTYSFNVSAGTINADYYQINNAGTSGLNFSGSPAVNSLNNGDFQLAGSTGQAISLTASVINANPGKVIYGCNFATTTAITAAYNIFLASAASSNWTFANHTGNFAGDNYDSDPGDPTGYLIWDDSPVYTPKARKWRWYNDINAETPVVPTADEDTMPQNIVNGADFKLRQSIGSVNMAGSNVKMRLQYSTSPTFSSDVNFVGEIASTSEAWIYTNGTDSDNAAVSSLLLSDSSATATHNESGTSASTYTHALGAVAEWEFTLLAASTTPGTTYYFRPYFNNKPVTLEDGATRPSVYIADNISISGAVYSDDGFSQLLSGPVVGLAIGTQLIATTTASTVDGSFIFNNITQFSAGGSTAVFLDNSVLEASGGITYFNSASTPADNGSSATNPTVVTPPVNMRAGDLVILEAAHAAASGVLAISNAGGQTWNTLTQQNGAGNHRVNLFWTQFNGTWSANPSVNMVSAVNNIVVMHVFRPGYSGSTWAIDVPETSNTYAAASPVTITGITTQSDGALVFAAWTSADDNTWGTLTAGWSVAGSAQYRNTNGTSDQSISSAYRIFPTATSTGNVSKSQLALGPDAGTRYIIAFKEVKPASTYGVSFNRYAGSGDVANLDVYQDRVVVRNDDAGPITNSDINNYDADQNSQIKAGVASSNLTLPASQMLYIWPNSTFRPGGQVALLPGAAPAAIGGDLLINTGSIFNAESNAVSIGGNWTNLGEFQSNAGETVSFTATSTGYDITTGGFGFKDLAFTGVGGGWSFSDTATINGNLNMATGTLSGTTSVLVKGGSATGDGTINLTGGIFTIDGTGIFGGATDWSFYGLEIGDAVWTDVTSKTGTNNILVRGPMTINSGQTLNASTSTWTLAGNGNPLAVDGVFNPEQSTFKFTSVNNIDLTPVTFYNLELSPSGAGSPTYAFYGGTLATNNYLYIGDGTNPVTVTTNVDNPVFDINGDFSIRSGATFVGSAFSPFYAGGDWQNNGTYASNNGTVVFDAAATGKTVDAGDSPFHNVEFNGPSGGWTVNANATSTNGFSLLAGQDFTLSPAATLVVSNIFNNAFNPASTTWTGSILHFAGSSRTINGKASTSDAYGTIKVGADTDIRMWNSSATAYDIDPTSSFYSMDHGNIDGSLFIWGDYHVGAGQTEYWNWQTDFDGVSLSGSERQANVRLASSTNVTVDGGTLQLLGTSTATTTVDNQGSGRYGLAVTSGTLNADRYNIGNTDSNGLSLSGTSVITSLDNGEYVLGTNGGTSITVTPGLMAANPSKTISGCSFATSTGISGYNVALGSAATTEWTFMGLLGNIAGEDFDNDAGDPRGYILWDNSPTYVPLSQKWRWYHDEENETPTAAVAGEEVAPAGIARGNVLKLRLSIKATNGLAGSNVKMKLQYSTFSDFSSDVNFVGEIGSSSSIWNYGDGVDADNDPIISTTLSDSDATSTHNESGISTSTYMHNADEVAEWEFTIVNNGATNGTTYFFRAYTDQYNVQGVEPNLGSFYPSLTPGNESLGTALSGLPGGTATEGVVTDIATDEITIPFGNLPFETSVTGAHRLLISTNAESGYQLFVKQNQDLINGHGITIDAVAADNSNPQAWPMTPDPAAFGYHTSDDTLSGASPSRFAPNNSYAKFETSIQEVGYSPIPVTNDPIDLIYRIQISDQQQPGDYVTQVEYILVPTY; from the coding sequence ATGCTCAAGAAGGTTAAAACAATCATCAGCAAAACAAAGCGTCTTTTTGCTCAAAATAAGCAAGAGCTTCGCCGTTCCCGGCCCGCTGTCCGCCTAATGCAGGACATCGTGCCGCCTAGCGTCTTGCGGATTTCCAATGAGGTCTTGGGCATTAAAGAATATAGTTCTGACAATCTGAAAATTTTCGGCAGAGCCTGGCGCGGAGCGATCGGGCTTTTCTTTTTGTTTTGGACCATCACCGGAGTCGGTCCGATCGAGCTTTTGCGTAATTCGGTAGCGGCTTTGGCAGGAGAGGACATCAAGGCCGTCAATCTTTATGCAGGCAATTGTTCAGGCGGAATTGCTGCCTCGAGCAGTTGGCAGGGTGTGGGTAACGCAAGCGGCGCCCCCAGTCTTGAAGAAGGCGCATCGAGCACGGATTTCAATGCCGCTAATTCAGCGGCTTATCGGGGCGGACGAGATTCTCTTGTTTGCGCCGGATTTACCACGGAACAGCCGGAAATCATGAAAGTCGATCTCGAAGAGCCAGACCAGGACGCAGAAGCCTTAGATGCCAAACAGCCCGAGGCTGTGGCAGAAAATGATGGACAAGATATTCCGGCAGACAGCCCGGTTGCCGCAGCCGAGGAGGCGCCGGCTCCAGCTGCTGAAAAAGAGGATAAGGTTGAAGTAATAATCGAAGAGCCGGTCGTCACGTCTGATGAGCCCTCTGCTGCTGAGCAGGCTACCGAACAGCCAACCGAGATTTCGCCAGAACCGGTGCTGGAGACTGATATCCCAGCTGAGCAGGCGGAACCCAGCCAGCTGCAAGAGGCGGCCGAGGCCATCGTTGAAACGGTTGCTGAAATCAAAGAAGCGGTCGATTACCTTGTCGACCAGGTCGTCCTGATGGCCGGAGCGAAAGAGGACAAGGCCGAACTCAAGGACCTGGGCAGGCTGAAAGGCGCAAAAATTAATCTGTCTTTGGCCCAAAGCTTTGCCGGCCAAGCCGAGCTGGGTAGTGATAATTCGGGTGAGACGGCTTCGGCTAGCACTACGGCAAGCCGGGGCGTGAAGGTTCTGTATTCCACTGACATGCCGGGAGCAGACTCACCAGACAGCAAGCAATGGCATGAGTTGGCTGACTTGCCAGAGATCGATCTGTCAGCTTGCGCTGAGGCCACTTCGAGCGACTGTTACATAGCGGCTTTGGCGGGCTATGCCCAGGCTGGCCGTCTTTCCTTTGACGCACCTGAGCTCAAGTCGTGGCAGGATGTCGAGGGGCTGCAGGTCAAGATCGAGGGTCAGTCGGAAAACGGAGACTACGGCCTTGATCTCGATAGCGTCTGGGTGACTGCCGAGTACGATGGCAATAAGGAAGAAATAGATCTGGATGACGGCTACGAGACGGCTGATAAGATATTTGTTGATGGCAAAGAAATCGTTTTTGAATTCACCGATGACAATAGCGATGAGAACCTGATTATCAAATCAAATAGCAAAGATTATTTCGGCGTCACGGATGCCATAGTCTATTTCAGTGTTACCAATGCCTCGACCGAGCGCGAGCTGGTGAATCTGCAGGTCCACTTTCCGGAAGACAAAGGCAGCGTCGCCAAGCTGGAACAGCTGAACAGGAATATTTGGACCGAGGCCGAACTGGAAGGCGGAGAACTGCCGCCGCCGAACGTTTTCAAGCAAGTCTTCGGCCAGGAAATCAAGCGCAAACATGTACCCGAGACGATGCGGGCCAAGAACAGTACCAAAGGCAGCGGGCAAGCCCTTGCCCCGGGCAAGACGCGCTATTACAAGATGCGCATCGCTTATCCGGCGAGCACCAGAGGCGAATTCTTTATCGAGGCCATGGGCGATGGCCAGGGGTATGGTCTCTTGGATCCGTGGTGGAACGGCTCATGGCCCTATAAGTTGCCGATAACCATTAACAACACCGCCAACTCTTCGGCGCTGACTGATTATCAAGTGCTGGTCGAAATAGCCTCGACTACTGCCGGGTTCTGGGACAACGTCAATGCCGACGGTTCGGATATCCGTTTCGTCAACAGCGCCCAGGATACGCAGCTGGATTTCTGGGTGCAGTATTTCAACAAGACCAGTTCAAGCACGCAGATCTGGGTCCAGGTCGACTCGATACCGGCTGCCTCATCCAGCCAGATCTATCTCTATTACGGCAACGCCGCCGCCGCCTCGACCAGCGACATGTATTCGACTTTCAGCTATGCCACGATGCAGGATCTCTACTATGTGGTCAGGAACGGAACCGTCTCGACGACAACGGTGACGGTGGTCAGCTTGATCGACAATAACCAAGTCCAACTCAACAACGGCACGACCTATAATCTGAATCGCCAGCAGATAGCTACCATTACGCCGTTGACGGCCACCTCCACCTTGCGAGCGAAGGGGCCGGTCCAGGCCAGCATAACGGGCGTCGCGGCAGGCGCAACCATGGTGCCGATCTCTTATGCCGGCACGCAGTTCGTCATGCCTTTCAGCTCCGGCACCACCGAGACCTGGTCCCGCTACGCTCCGTTCCTCCGAGCGACCACCACGATCTATAACGGCAACACTCTGGGTAATACCACGGCTATCAATCCCGGCTTCGCCGCCTCGACCGCTTACAACATCACTACTGCCGGGCGCCTGCTATCGACCAATCCGATCTTGGCATCGTATTACGCCACGACCGCTGCTTACTCCGGCGCGATCTATCCGGCGACCACGCGCGACCTTTACGGTATCCGTTCGGGCACCAACCCGATCGGCTTCACCGCCACTACGACGTTTGCCATCTATTGTTCCAGCGGCGCCAGTGCCACCAATCAGGTCGGTAGCACGACTGCCGCCTATTTGAATACGACTTGCGCTACCGTGACCGAGGGCGGCGGCAATGCCGTCCGTCTGACCAATCAGACCTATCCGATCGGTTCATATTCGTATAACGACTCTGATGGCGTCTCGATGTCGATGTTCATGCCCGACATCGAGCTCTCGACCGAGTATATGGTGCCGCGCAATGCCGCCTACATCGCTGTAGCTTGCGTGCCGAAGCATGGCACGACCACCCTGAGCATTTATAATCCAAGCAATGTTTTCGTGGCCAGTTCGACCTGCACCACTACCCCGACCAATCCGGGGAAAAGGCTGTTCGGCGTAGCTGATGCCTCGACCTATGCTGCCGGTTCGCGCATCGTCTCGACTGACGGCAAACCGTTCTATGCTTATTATGAAGATGTCGAGCAGGTGGCGATTACTGGTGCCGGCGGCGACGAAAGCAATTTTTTGGGTGCAGTCCAAGCCAGGAAGCAGGCTACCACCACCCCGATAGTCACCTTGGGTGAGGAACAATCGAGCAAGATAGTTGTTTCGGGCAAAGTCTATAGCGACCAAGGCGTGACGCCCCTCCTGACCAGGCCGGTGGTCAATCTAGCTGTCGGCGGCACCTTTGTCGCTTCGACCACCGCCTCATCGACTGACGGCAGCTTTTCTATCGGTAATGTCACTATGCCGGAGACTGGCAGCAGTACCATCGTCTATCTTGCCAGCACGACTGTCTCCGGCGTCGCTTACGACCGCTACTCAGGCGCGGATAATGTCATAGGTTTGGATATTTATCAGAACCACATCATCGTGCGCAACGATGATAGCGGTCCGGTCACCAACGCCACCATCGACCGCTATGACGCCGATCAGGATCCGTTCATCAAGGTCCTGGTGTCTTCTGGGAATATGTCAGCTTCTTCGACTCAGCGGCTCTATGTCTGGCCGGGGAGCACTTATCAGCCGGGCGGCACCGTGACGCTGCCTGCGGGCGGGGGCGGCATAGGCGGCAGCTTGGTGGTCGCCACCTCTTCGATCTTGAACGCCGAAGCCAATACGGTTTCCGTCGGTTCCAGTTGGACCAATCTGGGAGAATTCCAGAAGACCGGCGCGCAGACCACCATCTTCACTGCCGCTTCGGCAGGCTTCGTTATCAGCAACAGTACCTCGACTTTCAATAATGTGATTTTCAACGGTGGCGGCGGCTGGTCATTCGCCACCAGTACCACGCTTGATGGCAATCTGACCATGGCGACCGGCACCTTGTCGGGAACCAATAATATCACCGTCAACGGAGGGGCGGCCAGCGGTGCCGGACTGATCAATCTGACTGGCGGAACATTCACTCTTGCCGGCACCGGCGATTTCGGCGGTGCGGCCGACTGGTCCTTTTACGACTTGGCTTTCGGTAATGGAGTCGCAGTCGCAACTTCGACCAAGGCCGGCGTCGGTACGACTACGGTCGCCGACAGTTTGATCTTGAATTCGAACCACATTCTTGATGCCGGCGTTTCGGTGTGGGTGGTAGCAGGGCCTGGTCCGGCCTTGTCCGGCAACGGCAGTTTGACCGCTTCAACCTCGCTTTTCCGGTTTGTCGCTGCTAGCGGAATCGATCTTGCGCCTAAGAGCTTTTATCGACTCGTCTTGGCGCCGGGAGCCGCCGGGTCGCCGACCTATACGTTGGGCGCGGGTACTTTGTCGACGGCGGACTATCTTCTGATCGGCAACGGGACCAATCCGGTTACGGTCACCGCGGCGGCCAGCAATACCGCTTTGGATATAAACGGGGATTTCACCATCAACGCCTCGGCCAGTTTTGCGGCGCCGACTTCGAGCGGCTTTACGGTAGCTGGCAATTGGGAAAATGACGGGACCTTCATCAATTCGGCGGGTACCATAACCTTCGATGCCGACAGCGCTGGCAAGGTCATTAACGCCGGCGGTTCACTTTTCAGTAAAGTGGTTTTTAATGGCACGTCTGGCGGCTGGACGATCGGAGAGAGTGCCACCTCGACCAGCGACTGGACTTTGACCGCAGGAACTTTTATCGCTTCTTCATCGATCCTGATCGAGGTCGGCGGCTTGTTTTATAACGGCATCGGCGGAGCCTCAACTACTTGGGCCGGGACGACACTCTACCTGACGGGCGGATCGCAGACTATCAGCGCTTCCACCACTCCGCCTGAAACCTATGGCACCTTGAAGGTCGGCGTTAACACCGATATCCGGATGTGGAATTCCTCGGCTTCAGCTTATAGCGTCGATCCGACCGGCTCGCTCTATTCGATGGACCATGGCAACTCCGATGGCGCGCTAAACATTTGGGGTGATTACCACATCTCTGCCGGGACGGATGAATGGAGCTGGCAGACGGATTTCGATGGCAGCGACCTGGGAGGAGCACAAAGACAGGTACAAGTAGCTCTGGCGTCCGGCGCTACAGTTTCAGTTGATGGCGGAACCTTGGAGATGGTCGGCTCAACCACTTTACCGACCACGATCTCGAATCAGGGAAGCGGTACCTATTCATTCAATGTCAGTGCTGGCACCATTAATGCCGATTATTATCAAATCAATAATGCCGGGACTAGCGGCCTTAATTTTTCCGGTTCGCCAGCCGTGAATTCTCTGAATAACGGCGATTTTCAGTTAGCTGGATCGACCGGTCAGGCTATTTCCTTGACCGCCAGCGTCATTAATGCCAATCCGGGCAAGGTCATCTACGGCTGCAACTTCGCTACCACCACGGCAATAACCGCGGCTTACAATATATTTTTGGCCTCGGCCGCTTCGAGCAACTGGACCTTTGCCAATCATACAGGCAATTTCGCCGGCGATAACTACGACAGCGATCCTGGTGATCCGACCGGTTACCTTATCTGGGATGATAGCCCGGTTTATACGCCGAAAGCCCGCAAGTGGCGCTGGTATAATGACATTAATGCCGAGACGCCGGTCGTCCCGACAGCCGATGAAGATACGATGCCGCAAAATATCGTCAATGGCGCCGATTTCAAGCTCAGGCAATCGATCGGCTCGGTCAATATGGCCGGCAGCAACGTCAAGATGAGGTTGCAGTACTCGACCTCTCCGACTTTTTCAAGCGATGTGAATTTCGTCGGCGAAATCGCTTCAACGTCGGAGGCCTGGATATATACGAACGGCACTGATAGCGACAACGCGGCCGTTTCGTCGTTGCTCTTATCGGATTCTTCAGCCACCGCCACCCACAACGAGTCCGGCACCTCGGCCTCGACCTATACTCACGCCCTGGGCGCCGTAGCCGAGTGGGAGTTCACCTTATTAGCCGCCAGCACCACTCCCGGCACGACTTATTACTTCCGGCCATATTTCAATAATAAGCCGGTGACGCTCGAGGATGGCGCCACCCGTCCGAGCGTCTACATTGCCGACAATATCTCGATTTCCGGAGCGGTTTACAGCGATGACGGATTCAGCCAGCTTCTGAGCGGCCCGGTAGTCGGATTAGCAATCGGCACCCAGCTCATCGCCACCACTACCGCTTCGACTGTCGATGGCAGTTTCATATTCAATAATATCACTCAGTTTTCAGCCGGAGGTTCGACGGCGGTTTTTCTTGATAACTCCGTGCTAGAAGCCTCGGGCGGCATCACCTACTTCAACTCCGCCTCGACTCCGGCCGACAACGGCTCTAGCGCTACGAACCCGACCGTCGTTACTCCACCTGTAAATATGCGAGCCGGAGATTTAGTTATACTTGAGGCGGCTCACGCTGCCGCATCGGGCGTGCTGGCCATCTCTAATGCCGGCGGCCAGACGTGGAATACGTTGACGCAGCAGAATGGGGCAGGCAATCATCGAGTCAATTTATTTTGGACTCAGTTCAACGGAACTTGGAGCGCCAACCCAAGCGTCAATATGGTTTCGGCAGTCAATAATATCGTCGTGATGCATGTCTTCCGTCCCGGTTATTCCGGAAGCACCTGGGCAATCGATGTGCCAGAAACGAGCAACACTTATGCCGCCGCCTCGCCGGTCACGATTACTGGCATAACGACTCAGAGCGACGGCGCCCTGGTGTTCGCGGCTTGGACTAGCGCCGATGATAACACTTGGGGCACTTTGACGGCCGGCTGGAGCGTGGCCGGTTCTGCCCAGTATCGCAACACGAATGGCACCAGCGACCAGTCGATCAGTTCGGCGTATCGGATTTTTCCTACAGCCACCAGCACTGGCAATGTCAGCAAGAGCCAGCTGGCCTTAGGCCCCGATGCTGGTACAAGATATATTATCGCTTTTAAGGAGGTCAAGCCGGCCTCTACTTATGGCGTCAGCTTCAACCGTTACGCCGGTTCAGGCGACGTGGCCAATCTCGACGTTTACCAGGACAGGGTCGTTGTCCGTAATGATGATGCCGGACCGATCACCAACTCAGATATCAATAATTATGACGCTGACCAGAATTCGCAGATCAAGGCCGGCGTCGCATCTAGTAATCTGACTTTGCCGGCGTCGCAGATGCTTTATATCTGGCCCAATAGCACTTTCCGACCAGGAGGGCAGGTCGCCTTGCTGCCAGGCGCCGCGCCAGCCGCGATTGGCGGAGATTTGCTGATCAATACCGGGTCCATCTTCAATGCCGAATCGAATGCCGTTTCGATCGGGGGCAATTGGACCAATCTGGGAGAATTCCAATCGAATGCCGGAGAAACAGTCTCATTTACGGCCACCTCCACCGGTTACGATATCACGACCGGCGGCTTCGGCTTCAAGGATCTGGCCTTCACCGGTGTCGGCGGCGGCTGGTCTTTCTCTGATACGGCGACCATCAACGGCAACCTGAATATGGCTACGGGCACACTGTCCGGTACGACCAGCGTCTTGGTCAAGGGCGGCAGTGCGACCGGGGACGGCACGATCAATCTGACTGGTGGCATATTCACTATCGACGGTACCGGAATTTTCGGCGGCGCGACCGATTGGAGCTTCTACGGACTGGAAATCGGCGATGCCGTCTGGACTGATGTCACCTCGAAGACGGGTACCAACAACATCTTGGTCCGCGGCCCGATGACTATCAATAGCGGACAGACGCTCAATGCCAGTACTAGTACCTGGACTCTGGCGGGTAACGGCAATCCGCTGGCAGTCGATGGTGTTTTTAATCCGGAACAGTCCACTTTCAAATTTACGTCCGTCAACAATATCGATCTTACGCCGGTCACTTTCTACAATTTGGAGCTGTCGCCCAGCGGTGCCGGTTCGCCGACTTACGCGTTCTACGGCGGTACGCTGGCGACGAACAATTATCTATATATCGGCGATGGCACCAATCCGGTCACGGTAACGACCAATGTCGACAATCCGGTCTTCGATATCAATGGCGACTTCTCGATCCGCAGCGGCGCCACTTTCGTCGGCTCAGCCTTCAGCCCGTTCTATGCCGGAGGAGATTGGCAGAATAACGGAACTTATGCCAGCAATAACGGCACCGTAGTCTTCGATGCCGCCGCCACGGGCAAGACGGTCGATGCGGGAGACTCGCCTTTCCACAACGTCGAGTTCAACGGACCGTCTGGGGGGTGGACCGTGAACGCCAACGCCACCTCGACCAACGGCTTCAGCCTGCTTGCCGGCCAGGACTTCACTCTTTCTCCGGCCGCGACTCTGGTAGTGTCTAATATTTTCAATAATGCCTTCAACCCCGCCTCGACCACCTGGACCGGCTCGATCCTTCACTTCGCCGGCAGCTCGCGGACTATCAATGGCAAAGCCAGCACCTCGGACGCTTATGGCACCATCAAGGTCGGAGCTGATACCGATATCAGGATGTGGAATTCTTCGGCCACTGCTTACGATATCGACCCGACCAGCTCGTTCTATTCGATGGATCATGGCAATATCGACGGTTCGCTCTTCATCTGGGGGGATTACCACGTCGGAGCAGGGCAGACCGAGTACTGGAATTGGCAGACCGACTTCGACGGCGTTTCGCTCTCCGGTTCGGAGCGCCAAGCGAACGTGCGGCTGGCCTCGAGCACTAACGTCACCGTTGATGGCGGCACCTTGCAGCTGTTAGGTACCTCGACCGCTACGACGACAGTAGATAATCAGGGTTCCGGACGCTACGGCCTAGCCGTCACCTCCGGCACACTTAACGCCGATCGCTACAATATCGGCAATACCGATTCTAACGGGCTATCTTTGTCCGGCACCTCAGTCATCACTTCTCTGGATAATGGCGAATACGTTCTCGGCACCAATGGCGGCACTTCGATTACCGTCACCCCTGGCCTCATGGCAGCCAACCCGTCCAAGACGATCAGCGGCTGCAGCTTCGCTACCTCGACCGGAATATCGGGCTACAACGTGGCTTTGGGCAGCGCAGCCACGACCGAATGGACATTTATGGGACTCCTCGGCAACATAGCTGGCGAAGATTTTGACAACGATGCCGGTGATCCCCGAGGTTATATCCTTTGGGACAATAGCCCGACTTATGTACCGCTGTCGCAGAAATGGCGCTGGTACCATGATGAAGAAAACGAGACCCCGACCGCGGCGGTGGCAGGAGAAGAAGTCGCGCCAGCAGGAATCGCCCGTGGCAATGTCCTCAAATTAAGGCTTTCGATCAAGGCGACCAATGGCTTGGCCGGCAGCAACGTGAAGATGAAGCTGCAGTATTCGACTTTTTCTGATTTTTCAAGCGATGTGAATTTCGTCGGCGAAATAGGTTCCTCATCATCGATCTGGAATTACGGCGATGGCGTCGATGCTGACAACGACCCGATAATCTCTACCACACTGTCCGATTCCGATGCCACTTCCACTCATAACGAGTCTGGCATCTCGACTTCGACCTATATGCATAACGCTGACGAGGTTGCCGAATGGGAGTTTACGATCGTCAACAACGGTGCCACAAATGGAACGACCTACTTTTTCCGAGCCTATACCGACCAATATAACGTCCAGGGGGTTGAACCGAATCTGGGAAGTTTTTATCCGAGTTTGACCCCTGGGAATGAGTCTCTCGGCACCGCGCTTTCCGGTTTGCCAGGAGGCACGGCGACTGAAGGGGTGGTGACCGATATCGCCACCGATGAAATAACGATACCGTTCGGCAATCTGCCATTCGAGACTTCGGTCACTGGCGCCCATCGCCTGCTGATTTCGACCAACGCGGAGAGCGGGTATCAGCTGTTCGTCAAACAGAACCAAGACCTGATTAACGGCCATGGCATTACGATTGACGCGGTCGCGGCTGATAATAGCAACCCGCAAGCCTGGCCCATGACTCCTGATCCGGCCGCTTTCGGTTATCATACGAGCGATGACACGCTTTCAGGCGCTTCGCCATCGCGCTTCGCCCCCAACAATAGCTACGCCAAGTTTGAAACGAGCATACAGGAGGTCGGATACAGCCCGATCCCGGTCACTAACGACCCGATCGATCTTATTTACCGCATCCAGATCAGCGATCAGCAGCAGCCCGGTGACTACGTGACCCAAGTCGAGTACATCCTGGTGCCGACATATTAA